The DNA window CAGCTCGGAGCGGCTCAAGGTTCGCCGCACCCAGTGGTGGCGCGACAGGCGCAGCCACAGCTCGCAATCTTCCGGAGACCCCCGATCGGAGGATCGTTGGGAAAGCTCCGCAGGGGGGCCTTCGCCTCTCGGCCAGAGAACCGAGCGCGACTGCAAGAGATCGGGGAGATCGTCGGCGAACTCTTCGCCGATGGTGACCGGCGCGGCGGAGACGGCCACCGGCAGGAGTTGCTGGCCTTCTTCCCAGACCACCTCATAGGTCGGTGGCAGGAGGGGCTCGAGCTGCACCGCCTGGATCACCAGCATCGCCAGAGCGAGGGTAAAGAGCAGCACGAGACGGGCCCTTCCCAGACCCAGGATGGTGGATCCGGAGAAGAGCCGCCGGGGAGGGCCTTGCGGCGGCTCCCCGGCTGACGACATCAGCTACTGCCCACCACGGCCTCGCCGCTGAGCAGCCGGACGACCACCTCGCCCGGAGCGTTGATGTCCTCGAACTCGACCGGCTCGACGAGCACGAACTCGGCATCCTGCGGCGGCCAGTACTTCATGCCCTGGCTCTCCACCGTGAAGGGCCCGATCGAGCGGAAGGTCTGGCCGGGCAGCGCATCGGTGCGCAGCAGGAGATGGGACCTCATCACCTGGGTCGCCGGGAAGTTGGTTCCGGCCTTGTTCTCACGCAGGAAGCTGCCGGTGAGCGGACGGCTTTTGTCGAGCCAGATCATGGTCTCGCCAAGGCCCTCGACATAGCCGCGCATGGCGCTGCCCATGACGACGATCGGAACCGCCTTGCGGCCATTGTCGTTGTACTCGCGCCCGGCACGGGCGGTGAGGGTGCCACGCAGCTCGGCCTCGAAAGTTCCGAGGCGAGCGACCTCGATCACCGGACCGCAATACTCCTGGCAATCACCGGACTGGTCGGGTGCCGGGAATTCGGGCTTCAGATCGCCCTTGTTGGCGAGGATCGCGGTGCTGAGGAGCATCAAGGTGGCGAGCGTCAGGGCAACCGCCAGATGAGTCTTCTTGAACATGCCTTCTCCTTATTCGAACCACTCTCTGCGCAACCACGGCAGCGCCTTGGCCGAGGGCACCACCGTGATGCGGGCCGGATCCCAAGGACACGCTCCCGAGCTCCGGTCCCTCCGTCGGCCCGAGCTCGAGGACTTTCCGAAAGCTGGGCCTGCTGTTCGAACAGATCGCATTGATATTACATAATCGAAACTCATTATGCAAAATATTACAGAAATGCATAGCGAAGCAATGCTCCGCGAATCCTCTCAGGAACGGAATCTCTGAGGCAGAGGAATAGGAGCGCGAATCCGCCCCTCGAAGCAACGGCGGCCAGCGCGAGAAAGGCCGCCCCGAGTGAGCTCGGAGCGGCCTTGGAAGGGGCGGCGGGCAGGCGCCCGGCCGGGCGCCCGGGTCAGTCCTTGTGGAAGGTTTCGCCCCGTGACGCCATGTCGCGCAGGAGCTGGGCCGGGCGCAGACGATCGCCGTGGATCTCGGCATAGGCATCGAGACGATCGACGATGTTGCCCAGACCAACGCGGTCGGCCTCGCGCAGGATGCCGCCGCGGAAGGGCGGGAAGCCGAAGCCGAAGATCACCGAGATATCGATGTCGCGGGGGTTGTCGATCACCCCGTCTTCGATGGTCATGGCGGTCTCGTTCAGCATCTGGAGCCAGCAGCGCTCGGCGATCTCGTCGTCGGACACCTTGCGCTCCTGCCAATCGATCAGGCCATAGACGCTTTCGTCGACCTGCTTGCCCTTGCCACCGTCATAGCGATAGAAGCCCTTCTTGCCCTTGCGGCCGGTGCGGCCGTCGGCGCTCATGCGCTCGAAGACCGGCGGCGGCTGGACGCGCTCGCCGAAGCTCTCCACCATCACCCGCGACACGTGGCTGGCGACATCGAGGCCGACCTCGTCGAGCAGCGCCATCGGACCGACGGGCCAACCCCAGGCCTTGACGGCGCGGTCGATCTGGTCGATGCGGGCGCCCTCCGTGAGCAGGTAAGCGGCTTCGTTGACGAACGGACCGAGCACCCGGCTGGTATAGAAGCCGGGGCCATCGTTGACCACCACCACGGTCTTGCCCATGCGGCGGCCGACGTCGACGGTGGTGGCGAGGGTTTCCTCGGAGGTGCCGGCGTGACGAATCACCTCGATCAGGGGCATCTTGTGCACCGGGCTGAAGAAGTGCATGCCGACGAAGTTCTCGGGCCGGCTGCTGGCCTCGGCGAGTTGGGTGATCGGAATCGTCGAGGTGTTGGAAGCGAAGATCAGATTGTCGGGACAGGCAGCCTCGGTCTCGCGGATCACCTGGTGCTTGATGCCGACATCCTCGAACACCGCCTCGATCACGAAGTCGACCCGCTGGAAGGGCTGATAGTCGACGGTCCCAAAGAGACGACCCATGGCGATCTCGCGCGCTTCCGGCGTCATCCGGCGACGCTTGACGAGCTCGGCGAAGCGCTCGCCGGCATAGCCCAGACCACGGCCCAGGGAGGCGTGGTCGCGATCCTTCATCACCACCGGAACACCCTTGTGGGACAGCACCTGGGCCACTCCGGCGCCCATGAAGCCCGCCCCCAGAACACCCACCTTCTCCACCGGGCGACCCTTCTTGGCGAGCGCCGCGGCGCGACCTTCGACCTCGTTCTTGGTGAAGAAGATCGACATCAGGCTCTTCGCCGTGTCCGACACCACCAGCTCCGAGAAGGCACCGGCCTCGATGTCGAGGCCACGCTCGAGGGGCAGGCTGATGCCGTCCTTGATGACGTTGATCGCCACCAGCGGCGCCGGGTAGTGCCCACCGGTCTTGGCCAGCACGCTCTTGCGCGCCTGCTGGTACACCACCTTGTCACCCAGCGGGCTCTTGGCGAGGAAATCGCCGACCCACTTGGCGAGCGGCTTCTTGGAGCTCGCCTTCTTGGCCTTCGGGGCCTTGGTCAACAGCCCGAGGGCGGCCTCGGCGAGATCTGTCGGGTGGCAGATGGCGTCCACCAAGCCGACCCGCAGGGCCTTCTTGGCGCGCAGCTGCTTGCCGGTGAGGATCAGGTCGAGGGCATCGGGGACCCCGATCAGGCGCGGCAGGCGCTGGGTGCCGCCGAAGCCGGGAATGATGCCGAGCTGGACCTCCGGCAGGCCGAGACGGGTCTTGGGGTGCTCGGTGGCCACCCGCAGATCGCAGCACAGGGCGAGCTCGAGGCCACCGCCGAGGCAGGCGCCGTGGATCGCCGCCACCTTCTTGCAGGGCAGCGCCTCGAAGCGGCGGCCGAGGGCATGGCCACGCTGCAGCAGGTCAAGCACATCGGCGGAGGTCTCGGTTTCCTTGAGCTCGTCGATGTCGGCGCCGGCGATGAAGGTATCGGCCTTGCCGGAGACGATCACGACCCCCCTGGGGCGCTCCGCCTCGAGTTGGGCCACCTGCTCCTCGATCCACTCGAACACCGCCGTCGAGAGGGTATTGACCTTCTTTCCCGGCACATCGAAGACCAGCCAGGCCACGTCGTCGACGAAGGTCAAGGTCCCAGGTGCGGACTGCACCGCTGTAGTCTCATCCTTCCCTGCCATGGCTCGGCTCCTTCCCAGTGGGGTTGAATCGGACGCCGCGAGAAAAAAGCACAGTCGTCCGGCACTGCCGATCGTAAGGACCGATGCCGCAGTGTGTCAAGAAGGCCGCCCTGAAGGTCTGAAGGAGACCGCTCCCGCAAGCATCGAAAAGGCCCCTCCCGCCGCGACGCATTGCGGCGAGAGGAAGCAGCGCGGTTGGCGCCGACGTCGACGAGGGGAATCCGTACGACACGCGCAGAAGGCCGTAAGGCACCCTTAACCACAACAGCAACGGCAGTTAGCGACAGGCTGCTACGCCAGCAGCCTGTCTCCGAGCCGACAAGGCGAGGCGGCGGCACATGCCGCCGTGGACGGGGCCGCCCTGGACGGGGGTGAAGGCGAACGACATGTGCGAAGCCGAGCCGCGAAGGCCTGAGGGGGGCGCCCAGCCCCCCTGAAAACACCACGTAGCAGCGCCGAGAGAATCCGCCTCGCGGATTCTCTCGATGTTGCTACAGCGCTTCGGTGTCGCCGCGGCCGCAGATGTTGCCGCCCTGGTTCTGATAGACCGCCTGGTTGCCGGTCTCGGTGTCGGTGACCGTGATGGTGTACTCGACGTCCGAAAGCGCCCCGTAGAAGACCCAGAATTTGCCGGTGACCGGACGGCCATCGATCATCTTGACCACCAGCTCGACGTTGCCGGCATCGAAGAACCAGTAGAAGCCCGATTCGTCGGTGAAGGGAATCGCCGTCGCGACCCCTTCGTCGCCGTTGCGATGGTTGCGCCAGTCGACCTGCACCCGGAAGCGGTTGTCGAGCAGGCACAGGGTACGCGTGTCGGGGGTGCAGGGGCCCGCGGCGCCGGCCGCCGTGTGCGGCACCACCAGCTCGGCGAGATCGAGCGGGGGCTCCCCGGCCGCAGAGCCCAGCGGCGAACCCACCGACGAGCCCACGGACGAGCCCACGGACTCAAACGGCACCTGGTGGAAGAGCTGCGGCCTGGTTTCGTCAACAGCCTCCGGAGCCTGGGCCGAGGCCCCCAGCGGGAAGGCCGTGGTGTCGCCCCGGCCACAGATGTTGCCGGCCTCGTTCTCGTAGAAGCGCCGCTCGCCGGTTTCGGTGTCGGTCACCGTGATGGTGTACTCGACGTCCGAAAGGGCGCCGTAGAACACCCAGAAGAAGCCGTTCGACGACCGCCCATCGATGATCTTGACCACCAGCTCGACATTGGCGGCGTTGAAGAACCAGAAGAA is part of the Acidobacteriota bacterium genome and encodes:
- a CDS encoding 3-hydroxyacyl-CoA dehydrogenase NAD-binding domain-containing protein, with protein sequence MAGKDETTAVQSAPGTLTFVDDVAWLVFDVPGKKVNTLSTAVFEWIEEQVAQLEAERPRGVVIVSGKADTFIAGADIDELKETETSADVLDLLQRGHALGRRFEALPCKKVAAIHGACLGGGLELALCCDLRVATEHPKTRLGLPEVQLGIIPGFGGTQRLPRLIGVPDALDLILTGKQLRAKKALRVGLVDAICHPTDLAEAALGLLTKAPKAKKASSKKPLAKWVGDFLAKSPLGDKVVYQQARKSVLAKTGGHYPAPLVAINVIKDGISLPLERGLDIEAGAFSELVVSDTAKSLMSIFFTKNEVEGRAAALAKKGRPVEKVGVLGAGFMGAGVAQVLSHKGVPVVMKDRDHASLGRGLGYAGERFAELVKRRRMTPEAREIAMGRLFGTVDYQPFQRVDFVIEAVFEDVGIKHQVIRETEAACPDNLIFASNTSTIPITQLAEASSRPENFVGMHFFSPVHKMPLIEVIRHAGTSEETLATTVDVGRRMGKTVVVVNDGPGFYTSRVLGPFVNEAAYLLTEGARIDQIDRAVKAWGWPVGPMALLDEVGLDVASHVSRVMVESFGERVQPPPVFERMSADGRTGRKGKKGFYRYDGGKGKQVDESVYGLIDWQERKVSDDEIAERCWLQMLNETAMTIEDGVIDNPRDIDISVIFGFGFPPFRGGILREADRVGLGNIVDRLDAYAEIHGDRLRPAQLLRDMASRGETFHKD